The DNA segment ATTACATTTTTTTTTGCGTAACCCGGTTTTAGTGTGTTTACTTTGTTTGGGTCGTTTCATCCTTTGTCACAAGCGAGTTGGATTGCTTGTAGCATGGTTTCTGTGGTGTTGGTCTGTGTGTTTTTAGGGCTGTTCTCCTATTTTTTTCTTCATTAATATAGAGTTAATATAATGATGCGCAGCTCTCTTCCAAGTTTGTTTCAGTGTTGATTGTGGTGTGTTTGCTTTGAAATTCATGGAGTTATGGGACAGAAATGTTAATCTCAGGGATATGTTTGATCACTCTGACATTCCAAACATATGTATCAAGCTTGGAGTTGACTTATTCTTCAGTAAGGGAAATTGTATCAACAAGTCTCTAGTGATGAACTTGTATAAGCAGGTAAAACTTGGTTTTCGTTGTACATATTTGTTCTGTTACTTTATTATtgaattttgtttttctttttctttctttttttgcaggGTGTAGATCCTCGTGTCTGCAATTAGTTTTGATTTTCTATCCGGGCTCGTAGATGTTCTTGTAACTAGTTAGAATACATGGTTGGAGATTTGTAGAGTAGTTAAAACTGTTATCTTTGGACGCAGTACTTTTCACATGCCATTAGCACTTCAAATTCGTTTTGTGCATTTGTTGCACATTGTAGAACTAAATTGTCTATTACATGTAACAACCTAAAAATTGCTCTTTTCAAAAAAgatataaattgatttaattttgtattttgtgctcatgaaatataggaaaaagaatatttttcattatattaaaattcatcataaggagtagcaacatggatgtgcacaCATgacggtgcatttgatttattgcaatgagtggttgaatccaaaattcaaaatgaattcaaaatgcttttgaaaatgaatttgaaaatggcCTTGAAAATAaaggaatttaaaaagttgtaaaatttatttttggaaaacttaccaaaatttttcattttttatttaaattgaaaagtatatttgaaactatatttgaatttgtatttggttcataattgaatttgcttttgaaaacaaaatagaaaaaaaacttTCCCTCTCCTCCCCCCTCGGCCCACTTCCCCAACCGGCCTGCCTTGGCCTGCTCTATCCTCCTTCCCCTCACTCTCCCACGTGGGCCGAGCCGGCCCAAGcgctcccttcctctctctcactCATGCCCGAAGGCCCAAGCTGAGACCGTAGCCCAACTTCGCTCGCTCAGTGGCATAAGCCCGCGCGCTCCTTCCCTTCTCCCTCTGATAGCTTGGCCTCTCTCCTGCTTACGTCAACAGACCGAGCCCGCCGATCAGCTCCGTCTCCCACCTTGGCTCGTGTTCGACACGGGTCGACCGAGCCCGCCGATCAGCTCTGTCTCCCACCTTGGCTCGTGTTTGACGCGGACTCCACGGTGTCCATGTCCGCCTCCATCACGCTCCCTCTCGGTAACGTTCACCCTACGCTGCCCGGCCCTTAAATAGCGAGGCTCCGCGTTCGTGCCGTCCCCCACCGAGCCCTGGAGCAAGCCACAGCGCTGCCTGTGCCCTAGCGTCGCCCATCCGATTCCACCAAGAAAGCTCTACGCCGCCATGCCAATTAGCCGCTCCATCATCCCTATAAGTATCTTCTCAAGATTCTAGTCGAGTTTACAAACCCGCAGAACCCCTTAACTCCCTCTGTATCGCTCTGTTTTGGCCTCCCACGCTATGCCGTcgctccgccgccgccattgctCATCACCAGCAGCCACTGCTCGTGCTTAGCACTGTAGATGGTTGTGTTTAGTTCGTCGTAGCCCAATCTATCTCCCAGAGCCAACCCCAAGTCCAATTTAGCTCCGTAGCGCTTTTGCCCAATTTGTCCGATGAGAAATCGCCAATGTCGGTGAAATCGCCGCCGCCCAGTCCCTGTTCTGGCCGATTTTTTCCCAATCCCCTTTCTCTGTCTAATCCAGACTGTCCAACATAGATCCAACGGCCATTAGAAGCTGATACCCCTTCGCCTGTTATTCTTGCTAAAGAAACCCTATGTTTCTCTATATTTGAACTCGCCGTCCAGCGTAGTTCAAAATAATTCAATTAATGCCCATAGTTTTTATGTTTTGACCCCTGTGTTTTTCCAAAAATGACGTCGGGCCCACAAGGACTGCTTTAATTcagttttttattatttttaatacgaaattgatttcaaaatatttacaaaattgccactaccttctgtaggctataaaatcttcgttttaactccgatttgacccgttcaaattgcgttagatttGTAACGATGTAATCTATATATTAGTaacaatgttttccatgtcaagagctctagaattttatggtttaacgcctaacttgaataatgattatgcaattgaatttttttctaattaaaagtaacttaggcttttcaccttggtcaattGTATGATTTGTTTTACCTTGTTTTTCTAAATCAAGTATAATTTGACTTAACTCAATGAAGGTATTTCTCTgaagtatcttatacatgttttatatagctaaaataaataaagccgtTAGTTTCTTTTTgaagcaaatctatcggtagatgtatctttttcaccatagctctgattagtgtgcttttcgtatctgtgtgatcatagcaacgcatagatttgatttcaaattctttttcactcATTGGTGTATTGTTGTAATATAGTTAtgtttgaatgctatgcatgtttgttcggatgcttgtgtggtgcttattGATCTTGTCCATTCGGTGAgttttacgtggtgatcaagaagcagtTCTTTGGAGGCTACGAATCAATAGAcaaaggatctaagtttaaggcaagtatagaatgagatcttccttgttgtcctatacacctttaatcatttaattcatgctacatgtgtctaccttgactaccgcTAAGGATatctagtcttttgtacttgtaccttgtcacctatggggtattgcattgggtagtatgatgctggtgctcaattaaagaccatgatcttgtaacttgactaatgaaatatgcaataaacactaaaagatactttttagcaacatggaaccagggggctagagcattggactatttttagggagaattatctatttggcactgaaacaaatcggTCTTTCATATTTAGCATTCAAAATTTTAAACTTTCTTATCTAgcatcaagttgaaatttccttcTGTAAATGGCACTTCCGTCTATTTTCAATGGTAACGATGTTAAGTGGCTTGCAAAATGACATAAGTGCCCTTGATTGTAGTAGAAGTCCATGGTGCCAAATAGGAAAAGAATAAATGGAAAGTTTGTCAAATAAGAAAATCATAAATATTACAAATATACTTGTAAACTAAAATATGAGATTTTGTGAGAGTGCAAATAAATACTCCCTCCGATTTCCTAAAGGATGTTATTTTGAACagcgacacgatctccaaaaaaACAATTTTGACCATTACTTTTTGATATAaagtatttataaaatatagttaatatatacttttatgaaactacatttcgagatgaatctactAACGTCACTTTCATCGAGAGGCTGAAGCACGACAGCCTCTCTACCTCCCCCTTGGCCTCGGGGCCGGAGGAGCACAAGCACGCTCCAGCTCCGCCACCCTTGCTGGAGCGCTGGTCCTCCGACGGCCTGACGACGCCAATGCCACCGGTCGTGCTCCCGTTCCCTGACCTCACGGGGCGCATCAAGAGGCTGCCCCCGCCACTGCTGCGTGAGCGCATGTTGCAGTTCTCGGCCCACACACCGGAGGCGCTCAAGGACTTCTACGCGAGCCAAGCGTGGAGCAGCGATGGCGCATGGTGCGTGATCCAGAAGGTCCTACGGTCCTGGACGTGGAGCTTCCCGTACGTGGTCCTCGACACGTTGGCAGGCAGTGGCCACCAGTAGTTCACCATCGGCGTGGCCAGAGCCACTCCGGGCAGCCTGCAACGACCGAGCCACACAATCAGAACATACAAGTTGATCGATCACCTATTCACCTGAACGGAGATGGTGGTGTGCAAGCTGCTATCCTCCACGCTAGGTAGCCGCCCATGGAGCACCCTACCACGTAAAACTTGTCCCTGAGCTGCAGCGCGTCGGCGAGTTCCTCGACGTCCGTGGCGTCGCTCTTGAGACCGCGCTTCGGGTCGGCGTTGCTGTCACCGTACCTAGCTCTGTCGAAGAAGAGCATGTatctagtagagaacagacctttgatcctcggccaaaatgggctctagtcccggaattttttgcccccgggactagaaatacctttagtcccggttggtggctccaaccgggactaaaggttcctgcccaacggctactgcgccagacagaggtggcagggacctttagtcccggttggagccaccaaccgggactaaaggtatacttttactcccggttggtggctccaaccgggagtaaaggtctactcccgggccgtggctgcgcccggggttggaaagttacctttagtcccgattggatctatcaaccgggactaaatgttctccctttataaatcggccgtctcctccttcctccccgagcccgagctcagcacattttgaagctcactgcagtagtgttcttgcttcctccctccctccattgttcctccatccattcttcgattcctccgtcgattcttcagttgtaaaggttaccaatctcatactctcattttttaccattttcttataccattttattcactatatatatttatggttctttattgtggttttttttcatttgtaagcaatttgagctcaaaatcactttaagcttgcatatttacatgaaagaaggttaaagtatatataaatataaagttagaaaatagttagaaaattatagcaaatccttactagttgaacttgcggaccgtgttcaggtcggcgaggatgttctctgccgagcggtaacggacgtcaaggaggagctttgattctacgagggagagcgataacggtcgtggaagaccgtgttcccttcctcgtagaatcggagctcttccttgaccaagtacggtgccgtccggtggagaaatcctcgccgagctgatcacgtaagcaaggtcaactagtacggatggttatttattcacatgtcccgatatcgtcgtagtagtctgtcaatcaccgtacctaaacgtagtatatataaataaaaacttagaaaatagttagaaaattatagaaaatccgtactagttgaacttgcggaccgtgttcagctcggcaagcatgttctctgtcgagcggtaacggacatcaagtaGTAgttgtacattcccattcttctgttaatttgcggaaatatcatatgaattacttacctgccgcagtaaaagacgagaacacaatgaccattaaaaatatcattgtttagagatctagataattttatagtttgttaattttatttgtttataaaagaagaaatttatagtgtattaaaaaatgagtatagagagtagatggcaactgcttccgggtcctcggcctctcatgggtttccaaagcgacttaggccgggccttcctctcattccatgcggcaagtgtcgtgatgagatgaagattgtgatggagtaccgagtgaagaaggagggtcccaacaaggatcgtatcttctacaagtgtccggatcgcaatgtgagttattttatcgtatttaatgattatggttagtttatacctattttcatgatggttgtgattaaagttctagttttttgttttaatttcagtgggatggcagtggacgatgttcaggcttctactgggaggaagagtatgttgaactcgtgcaaaaatatcttgcacaacaggcagatacggcggctaatgaggcagtgatccagtcgaagaagcccaaagatgttgcacaatcgggggatctgtctgttttagttgagattggtcgcgaaatccttgtgctcctgaaatgtattttagctttagttcttttagtggtagttgggattgtctacattgtagcgatgctttcataaatttgtatcttttgtggtggcacgcatgttgtataaataattaattatgatctaggttttaatatgatatttatgtcatgtattgcagatgagccgtcattggatgtataatgctgatcgccgctcacaagagttcattgacggcgtgcattctttattacgtgcggccgagacaaacaaacgcgacggtttcatgtgctgcccatgtgccatatgtaagaatacggtggaatatccttgctcaaggactcttcattcacacttgttcaagtcgggtttcatgccaaactatatttgttggacaaagcacggagaaaccggtgttgtaatggaagaagatgaagaagaacaatgggacgacaatgatattattcctgatggtgcgtgcttcaatgatactgcaatgggagaagctgaagaagaggtagccgcagaagatgagccggctgatgatctttgtcaggtcattcgtgatgcacaaagagaatgtgaaagtgaaaaggagaagatcaagttcgagcggatgctagaagatcacaagaaattgttgtacccaacttgtgatgcagggcagaaaaagttgggaaccacactagaattgctgcaatggaaggcaaagaatggtgtatctgacaagggatttggagagttactaaaaatccaaaagaagatgcttccgaagtacaatgaattgcccgccactacctacgaagcaaaacaagttgtctgtcctatggggctagaaatagagaagatacatgcatgtcctaatgactgcatcctataccgtggcaaagagtacgagaaattggatgcatgcccggtatgccatgcgtcgcggtataagatcaggcgagatgaccctggtgatgttgagggcgaacgtccacgtaagaaaatccctgccaaggttatgtggtatgctcctataataccacgcttgaaacgtctgttcagaaacaaagaacatgcaaaattgttacgatggcacaaagaagaccgtaaggtagacaatatgttgagacaccctgctgatgggtcccagtggagagcaatcgatagagaattcccggagtttgcaaatgacgcaagaaacttaaggtttgctttaagtacagatggtatcaatccttttggagagcagaacagtagtcatagcacttggcctgttactctaagtatctacaacattcctccttggttatgcatgaagcggaagttcattatgatgcctgtgctcatccaaggcccgaagcaacctggcaatgacatcgatgtgtacctgagaccacttattgatgaacttctcattttgtggaataaagaaggtgtacgtgtgtgggatgagtacaaacaggaacactttgatctgcgagcattgttgttcgtaacaatcaatgattggcctgctctaagtaatctttcaggacagtcaaacaagggatataatgcatgcacacactgcttcggtgatattagaggtgtattcttgaaaaaatgtcgaaaggtcgtgtaccttggccatcgtcgatttcttcctgcaaatcaccccgtaagaaagaaaggtaagcattttaaagggaaagcagaccacctgaccaagcctcgcaaccgaaccggtgaggatgtactcgatatggtcaatgatgtgaaagtcgtctttggaaaaggacatggaagccaacctattccgaaagacgctaacggtcacgcacccatgtggaagaaaaagtccatattttgggacctaccctattggcaagtcctggaggtccgtagctcgatcgacgtgatgcacctgacgaagaatctttgtgtgaacctgctaggctttatgggtgtgtatggaaagcctaaggacacatttgaagcacgacaggacctgcgttgtttgagagaaagagacaacctgcatccagagaagacagatgatggacgccattacttacgtcctgctagctacactctaagcaaagaggagaaggaaatcatgtttgaatgcttaaacaacatcaaggtaccatctggattctcctcgaatataaagggtattataaatgtgacagagaagaaattctgtaacttaaagtcccatgactgtcacgttctcatgacgcaattacttccagttgcattaagaggaattctacctccaaatgtacgtctagccaccgtaaagctatgtgcattcctcaatgcaatttctcagaaggcaattgatccaactgatctagctaaactacagaatgatgtggttcaatgtctcgtcagctttgagttagtgttccctccttccttctttgatattatgacacacctcctagttcacctagtcaaggagattttcactctcggtcctgtgttcctacacaacatgttccccttagagagattcatgggagtcctaaagaaatatgttcacaaccgtgctcgcccagaaggaagcatcgccaagggctatggaacagaagaggtcattgagttctgtgttgactttattcccgaccttgactcgattggtgttcctgaatcgagacatgaggggagactaagcggaaaggggacactagggaggaaaacatatattggtacggatgatgattatttcaataaagcgcactacacagttctacagaactcctctttggtagatccgtatattgagacacacaaggatctcttacgatccgagtttccaggcaagactgaagcttggattacgcataagcacatggaaactttcggcggttggttgcgaaaaaaatgtcaaggtgatgagagcatccatgagcaactgtatttattggctatgcaaccatcatggcatatcgtcacatacaaagggtacgagataaatgggaacatattctacacagtagcccaagataaaaggagtaccaaccaaaacagtggtgtccgcatagatgccacagacccgaatgggaataagcagacatattatggacgcatagatgaaatatgggaactagaatatgcacctactttgaagatcccattgttcaagtgccaatgggtcaaggtgaccggaggcggagtaacagtagacaacgagtatggaatgacaacagtagaccttagtaatattgggtacaaagacgaaccattcgtccttgccaaggatgtgaatcaggtgttctatgtcaatgatatgtctaccaaaccaaaaagagggaaaaacgataatgactcaaccaaagagccaaagcgccacatagttctttcagggaaaagagtcatcgtgggaattgaggacaagtcggacatgtcagaagaatatgaaaaggatgaccgaattccgcccttcaaagtgaacaaagaccctagcatcttggtaaatgatgaggacactccatggttacgaagcgatcataaccaagggacatacgtaaagaagaagttcactgctgtgcccacttgatgatatagtgatttaatatagtgtgtgtttgagatattatgtaataattgtgaattcagatgtttattatgtcatatttcaaattaaatcaatgtttgatttggtgggatttctctctcaaaaaggtaaattaggatactgagtgatgaaaaattaaaatattaacgttaaaatgatgtgaaaacaaatttcctgtccaaaaccaataattttaataattttaattaaacactacatttttgcattaacgaaataataaatattagttacattatgttttataattctaacaaaaaataaaaaaagttaggttatcgatttttcctatgtgcaataaacaaaaataaaattcatatttttaacaaaataattttatgccttttatttaatttactatgtatttaataaaaactattgcatttctattgtatttaacaagactattgcttaaaacaggcgggaaacgaaactgcaggccacctttactcccgggtgggaagcccacccgggagtaaaggtgggctgcagtttcgtggcccgccaaaaaaagcctttactcccggtgcgtgttaccaaccgggagtaaaggtatacctttactcccggttggtaacacgcaccgggagtaaaggaacctttactcccggttggtaatacgcaccgggagtaaagggtttttactcccggttggtggctggcaccgggagtaattctcctctgctatataacctccagcgcctggcagatcgatctgctcgtcttcttcctcgtcgaacaccgccgcccggcctcttcttcgacctcgcgccgcgtcggttcgccttccgtgacaccggcgccgccgtcttcttcctcgtgcggcctccaccgcgcgcgcccgtgcccctcctccgcgcttgcccgtggccctccaccgcgccctcctccgcgcccgaggccctcctccaccgcgcgttgccccaccgcgccggcccgaggccctccagtacgtacactgccgagcttcgaggtgatatattcgtcgatctctttgtacattcgtccgagccctccactgccgagttatagatcacatcgaaaactacaactttggtgtaagccatgtcaacggtcgaggtcgattgaaaattccaaattttgaatcacaaaatctatagaaactaaaaatgaatatttggaactctaaatgattttaaataaaaacatatcttaaggcaagttttgaatatttggaactctaaatgacaagtataattaaggatcaccaatgaaattattttagaaattaattagatcgatgtaaatccatggcttgtataataaacacgctatatattatttggaaacaacgctacgaaccatccgctaatgatccagcccatcaaccgccatatattcatcactatatgatatgccattatttcaagatgcagtttcaatagaagaattttttctatcttcatagatcaatgtttgttaacgaaattttatccaaatatattcatgtagggtctttttttttgaaggatttgttgtaggatatataatggtcaaataggaactcaattttgatacccagtttataaactaagcgttttttagtttatcaaaaatatcacatgtttcttcatttgtgaactttgaatatacagatataataatattaatgttgctaaagtaatatgagcattacatatttttttccgggaagactatcttcaaactttatatcatagcatcagagatcgcctgtagaagaagaaaataaattcttatcatttcggaaatagtaatggttatatgagcaataagacacgtatacttacatttcataatggcttatacttatattattaacatagaattttctcatatgatgaatgactacatggttgatcacatggtacataggatcacaacatcacgcaccgacaccgccccggcccgcctcacgtcgtcgtcagcacgccggcccgcctcacgtcatcgtcgtcagcacaccggccaccgcgccgacacgtatatatacgtcatttgtattcatatgcatttcgtccatgcgtttctatgtatacggcggagcaccgccgccctcgttcacccatgtgtacagacatatatacggcggagtggagcaccgccactcttgtcacaccgccctttctcgtgccctaattcgccctagtaccgacgtagttcgtcctagtgtggcgaattgcgtccgtgatcgaggggcaagatttaataatgcatattgtttgtagattttacgcatgtaataagcaaagatttgacgtactatatattggttttgttttttgaagctagatggccgacccgagaaatatggatgaggaggagttgatgatgaatttgatcaacactggcactcaagttgccggcgatgatggtgctaaaaataacgtgcaagaggatgtagatgacgggagtcagtacttagctcttgaacaaaatgagcaacaacatattggccaagtatatattttttattattagctatatatatatattatcatatgtcttatgtgtgctcatgacattaaaaataatgtttatgttttgtagccctctggatcgacatcaacaactacaacgaagagtaaaaatgttcgaggtcccaaaaagccattggagggtcgcttcatcatctcggagttcaatgtggatacaggagaaccgggggggccgaataaaatgaaatttgtgcaccactgtggttaccttgtacgggaccggctcccgattagtacccgtgaatggaagaagaagaccaatgctcctcatatcagttttgtctccgatcgtgacaaggcgttaatttggaatgatgtcttggtacatttcacgctccaaacagatgattatgatgatataatagatggtgatgaattgaaggagcgagttagggattgggcaatgaagaagatggccacccagtttcagacttggaagaaacacctatacacgacgtatgtcaagaagaacatagcaccagattttactgtcccaggcccgatctcaaagcagaggccctattgggatgagtttgtacagtacaagacttcagaagagggtgtgagtcgggtgataaagaaccaacgtaatgcccaacagaagacataccaccataccttgggatcaggtggctacccgactgccattaagaagtggaacaaaatggaagcagaccttcttgccaagggtatcagaccagaatcactcgagtggggagaacgtgcaaagaattggtttttcgctcatgggggaacactagaccaggagacagggaagtgcgtttatggcgcaagactgcaagaagcagcagaaagattgttttatgctcagagagctgctgctagtggtgagttcaggcccaacagagagaaggatgagctgacatacgccatcgggactattgaacatggtggccgaactagaggcaaaggaagtgtctcgtgggagcatggattccctcaggacagaccttcctacagaagtcgccagagaaagaaggaagaagaggcacaccggctccagaggttggag comes from the Miscanthus floridulus cultivar M001 unplaced genomic scaffold, ASM1932011v1 os_2586_1_2, whole genome shotgun sequence genome and includes:
- the LOC136535168 gene encoding uncharacterized protein, with translation MLFFDRARYGDSNADPKRGLKSDATDVEELADALQLRDKFYVVGCSMGGYLAWRIAACTPPSPFRLPGVALATPMVNYWWPLPANVSRTTYGKLHVQDRRTFWITHHAPSLLHAWLA